The following are encoded together in the Populus trichocarpa isolate Nisqually-1 chromosome 5, P.trichocarpa_v4.1, whole genome shotgun sequence genome:
- the LOC18099324 gene encoding calcium uniporter protein 2, mitochondrial has protein sequence MSLKKSIAVRLFAFSKLSNQYITHCRIFSSLQTRIRQHPGHPLIRPNHPGESGTFRRLFHKPAIFSPELRQLPFGEGLIDKIRGFDIMRDRIRLDGLTPPPEVAAEEGLTVEDARKLLKAVQVEGVKLRLREMEKTWISYSEFVRVCSESCSDLENGILVARSLDESGTVVVLGNLVLLKPEQVLKAIGGLIPLPATNPSDPRRRELQEMEKQKALIDQKARALVRRELWGGLVFLVVQTAGFMRLTFWELTWDVMEPICFYLTSIYFMASYAFFLRTSKEPSFQGFYQSRLVAKQKQLAKLYNFDVKRYSELQKVCCPHSSSLEQIQAITSFDQAGKIC, from the exons ATGTCGCTAAAGAAATCCATAGCAGTGCGTCTCTTTGCTTTCTCAAAACTATCCAACCAATACATAACCCATTGCCgcattttctcttctctccaaACCCGAATCCGCCAACATCCTGGTCATCCCCTCATCAGACCCAACCACCCTGGAGAATCCGGCACTTTCCGACGATTATTTCACAAACCTGCCATTTTCTCGCCTGAGCTCCGGCAACTGCCGTTTGGAGAGGGGTTGATTGATAAAATCCGGGGTTTTGACATCATGAGGGACAGGATCCGGTTGGATGGTCTGACTCCGCCTCCCGAAGTGGCGGCTGAGGAGGGTTTGACGGTGGAGGATGCCAGGAAGTTGTTGAAGGCGGTTCAGGTGGAGGGTGTGAAATTGAGGCTGAGAGAGATGGAGAAAACGTGGATTAGTTATTCGGAGTTTGTTCGGGTGTGCAGTGAGAGTTGTTCGGATCTTGAGAATGGTATTCTGGTAGCAAGGAGTCTTGATGAATCTGGGACTGTTGTTGTCCTTGGAAATCTTGTTTTGCTAAAACCAGAGCAG GTATTGAAAGCAATTGGAGGCCTAATTCCATTACCAGCAACCAACCCCAGTGATCCAAGAAGAAGGGAGCTGCAAGAAATGGAGAAACAGAAAGCTCTAATTGATCAGAAGGCCAGGGCTCTGGTTCGCCGGGAACTATGGGGTGGCCTTGTTTTCTTAGTTGTTCAGACCGCTGGATTCATGAGGCTGACATTCTGGGAACTTACATGGGATGTCATGGAGCCCATCTGCTTCTATTTGACGTCAATCTATTTCATGGCTAGCTATGCCTTCTTCCTCAGGACATCAAAGGAGCCTTCTTTCCAAGGGTTCTATCAGAGCAGGCTTGTAGCCAAGCAGAAGCAGCTCGCGAAACTCTACAATTTTGATGTGAAGAGGTACAGTGAGCTCCAGAAAGTTTGTTGCCCGCATTCATCATCTCTGGAGCAGATCCAAGCAATCACTTCATTTGATCAAGCTGGGAAAATATGCTAA
- the LOC18099325 gene encoding uncharacterized protein LOC18099325 gives MESGYEESTSVRLESSSFSSNNGTDAGDFECNICFELAQDPIVTLCGHLFCWPCLYRWLHHHSHSHECPVCKAIIQEEKLVPLYGRGKTQADPRSKSYPGIDIPTRPSGQRPETAPPPDANNLPHFGFGMPGGFMPAAPTRIGGFTISTAFGGLSLFPSLFNIQFQGYPDATVYGTTSGFPYGFHGFHGNRTHRFPPATTRGQQADNVLKNLFFFIGFLVVLALLWW, from the coding sequence ATGGAAAGTGGATATGAGGAATCGACAAGTGTGCGTCTGGAAAGCTCGTCTTTTTCGAGCAATAACGGCACTGATGCAGGCGATTTTGAATGCAATATTTGCTTTGAATTAGCTCAGGACCCGATCGTAACTCTTTGCGGTCATCTCTTTTGTTGGCCCTGTCTATACCGATGGTTACACCACCATTCGCATTCACATGAATGCCCAGTTTGTAAGGCCATCATACAAGAAGAGAAATTGGTTCCTCTTTATGGTAGAGGGAAAACTCAGGCTGACCCTCGATCTAAATCTTATCCGGGTATTGATATTCCTACTCGCCCGTCTGGACAAAGGCCTGAAACTGCTCCTCCGCCGGATGCAAATAATTTACCCCATTTTGGGTTTGGAATGCCAGGAGGATTCATGCCTGCAGCGCCAACAAGGATTGGTGGCTTTACGATTTCAACTGCTTTTGGTGGTCTATCACTTTTCCCATCGTTGTTTAATATTCAGTTTCAAGGGTACCCAGATGCTACTGTGTATGGAACAACATCTGGATTTCCATATGGCTTTCATGGTTTTCACGGCAATCGTACACACCGCTTCCCACCTGCAACTACTCGAGGGCAGCAGGCCGATAATGTTTTGAAGaacctcttcttttttattggattcTTGGTGGTCCTCGCTCTGCTTTGGTGGTAA